One Streptomyces fagopyri DNA window includes the following coding sequences:
- a CDS encoding DUF721 domain-containing protein: MTENTPRIPGPSAPSGEAARKTPEPTGVDLARVALRAAKEQARARGDAAQQKKQARRGGLRSGARADGRDPMALGAAINRLLTERGWETPAAVGGVMGRWPQIVGDDLAKHCVPLRYDDDPAERVLTVQCDSTAWATQLRLLAPQLVARLNQDLGHGTVRLIKVQGPGGPARRFGPLRAPGSTGPGDTYG, encoded by the coding sequence ATGACGGAGAACACACCACGGATCCCGGGGCCGTCCGCTCCGTCCGGCGAAGCCGCCCGGAAGACCCCCGAGCCGACCGGCGTCGACCTCGCGCGCGTCGCGCTGCGCGCCGCGAAGGAGCAGGCACGCGCGCGTGGGGACGCGGCACAGCAGAAGAAGCAGGCCAGGCGCGGCGGCCTGCGCTCCGGCGCGCGCGCCGACGGGCGCGACCCGATGGCGCTGGGAGCCGCGATCAACCGGCTGCTCACCGAGCGCGGCTGGGAGACGCCGGCCGCGGTGGGCGGGGTGATGGGGCGCTGGCCGCAGATCGTCGGCGACGACCTGGCCAAGCACTGCGTTCCGCTCAGGTACGACGACGATCCGGCCGAGCGGGTGCTGACCGTGCAGTGCGACTCGACCGCCTGGGCCACCCAGCTGCGGCTGCTCGCCCCGCAGCTGGTCGCACGGCTGAACCAGGACCTCGGGCACGGCACGGTGAGGCTGATCAAGGTGCAGGGCCCGGGTGGTCCCGCGCGCCGGTTCGGGCCCCTGCGCGCCCCCGGGAGCACGGGTCCGGGCGACACCTACGGGTGA
- a CDS encoding DLW-39 family protein translates to MKKLLLVALAAIGGLLVYRQIQADRAEQDLWTEATDSVPTGS, encoded by the coding sequence GTGAAGAAGCTTCTCCTGGTCGCACTGGCCGCCATCGGCGGACTCCTCGTGTACCGCCAGATCCAGGCGGATCGCGCCGAGCAGGATCTGTGGACGGAGGCGACTGACTCCGTACCCACGGGTTCGTGA
- the gyrA gene encoding DNA gyrase subunit A, giving the protein MADENTSSTPEEGAEMVLRVEPVGLETEMQRSYLDYAMSVIVSRALPDVRDGLKPVHRRVLYAMYDGGYRPEKGFYKCARVVGDVMGTYHPHGDSSIYDALVRLAQPWSMRMPLVDSNGNFGSPGNDPAAAMRYTECKMAPLSMEMVRDIDEETVDFTDNYDGRNQEPTVLPARFPNLLINGSAGIAVGMATNIPPHNLREVAAGAQWYLENPEASHEELLDALIERIKGPDFPTGALVVGRKGIEEAYRTGRGSITMRAVVEVEEIQNRQCLVVTELPYQTNPDNLAQKIADLVKDGKVGGIADVRDETSSRTGQRLVIVLKRDAVAKVVLNNLYKHTDLQSNFGANMLALVDGVPRTLSLDAFIRHWVAHQIEVIVRRTKFRLRKAEERAHILRGLLKALDAIDEVIALIRRSDTVEIAREGLMALLEIDEIQANAILEMQLRRLAALERQKIVQEHDELQAKITEYNAILASPVRQRGIISEELAAIVEKFGEDRRSKLVPFDGDMSIEDLIAEEDIVVTITRGGYIKRTKTEDYRSQKRGGKGVRGAKLKQDDIVDHFFVSTTHHWLLFFTNKGRVYRAKAYELPDAGRDARGQHVANLLAFQPDEAIAEILAIRDYEAVPYLVLATKGGLVKKTPLKDYDSPRSGGVIAINLRETEDGSDDELIGAELVSAEDDLLLISKKAQSIRFTATDDALRPMGRATSGVKGMSFREGDQLLSMNVVRPGTFVFTATDGGYAKRTAVDEYRVQGRGGLGIKAAKIVEDRGSLVGALVVEETDEILAITLSGGVIRTRVNEVRETGRDTMGVQLINLGKRDAVVGIARNAEAGREAEEVDGEGADDETAEDIEAVGTDEDEQSSSE; this is encoded by the coding sequence ATGGCCGACGAGAACACTTCGAGTACGCCTGAAGAAGGCGCCGAGATGGTCCTCCGTGTAGAGCCCGTCGGGCTCGAGACGGAGATGCAGCGCTCGTACCTCGACTACGCGATGTCCGTCATCGTGTCCCGCGCCCTGCCCGACGTACGGGACGGTCTCAAGCCCGTCCACCGCCGCGTCCTGTACGCCATGTACGACGGCGGCTACCGGCCCGAGAAGGGCTTCTACAAGTGCGCCCGTGTCGTCGGTGACGTCATGGGTACGTACCACCCGCACGGCGACTCCTCGATCTACGACGCGCTGGTCCGTCTCGCGCAGCCGTGGTCGATGCGGATGCCGCTGGTGGACTCCAACGGAAACTTCGGCTCTCCGGGCAACGACCCCGCCGCCGCCATGCGCTACACCGAGTGCAAGATGGCGCCGTTGTCCATGGAGATGGTCCGTGACATCGACGAGGAGACCGTCGACTTCACGGACAACTACGACGGCCGCAACCAGGAGCCGACGGTTCTGCCGGCCCGGTTCCCGAACCTGCTGATCAACGGCTCGGCGGGCATCGCGGTCGGTATGGCCACCAACATCCCGCCGCACAACCTCCGCGAGGTCGCGGCCGGCGCCCAGTGGTACCTCGAGAACCCCGAGGCGAGCCACGAGGAGCTGCTCGACGCCCTGATCGAGCGCATCAAGGGCCCCGATTTCCCGACCGGCGCCCTGGTGGTGGGCCGGAAGGGCATCGAGGAGGCGTACCGCACGGGCCGTGGGTCCATCACGATGCGCGCGGTCGTCGAGGTCGAGGAGATCCAGAACCGCCAGTGCCTGGTGGTCACCGAGCTCCCGTACCAGACCAACCCCGACAACCTCGCGCAGAAGATCGCCGACCTGGTGAAGGACGGCAAGGTCGGCGGCATCGCCGACGTCCGCGACGAGACCAGTTCGCGCACGGGCCAGCGGCTCGTGATCGTGCTCAAGAGGGACGCGGTCGCCAAGGTCGTCCTGAACAACCTCTACAAGCACACCGATCTGCAGTCGAACTTCGGCGCCAACATGCTGGCGCTGGTCGACGGCGTCCCGCGCACGCTGTCGCTCGACGCGTTCATCCGGCACTGGGTGGCGCACCAGATCGAGGTCATCGTCCGCCGGACGAAGTTCCGGCTGCGCAAGGCCGAGGAGCGTGCGCACATCCTGCGCGGCCTCCTGAAGGCCCTGGACGCCATCGACGAGGTCATCGCGCTGATCCGGCGCAGTGACACCGTGGAGATCGCCCGAGAGGGCCTGATGGCCCTCCTGGAGATCGACGAGATCCAGGCGAACGCCATCCTCGAGATGCAGCTGCGCCGACTGGCCGCCCTGGAGCGTCAGAAGATCGTCCAGGAGCACGACGAGCTCCAGGCGAAGATCACCGAGTACAACGCGATCCTGGCTTCGCCGGTGCGTCAGCGCGGCATCATCAGCGAGGAACTCGCGGCGATCGTCGAGAAGTTCGGCGAGGACCGCCGTTCCAAGCTGGTGCCCTTCGACGGGGACATGTCCATCGAGGACCTGATCGCCGAAGAGGACATCGTCGTCACCATCACGCGGGGCGGCTACATCAAGCGCACCAAGACCGAGGACTACCGGTCGCAGAAGCGGGGCGGCAAGGGCGTACGCGGCGCGAAGCTGAAGCAGGACGACATCGTCGACCACTTCTTCGTCTCGACGACGCACCACTGGCTGCTGTTCTTCACGAACAAGGGCCGCGTCTACCGGGCGAAGGCGTACGAGCTCCCGGACGCGGGCCGTGACGCCCGCGGGCAGCACGTCGCGAACCTGCTGGCCTTCCAGCCGGACGAGGCGATCGCCGAGATCCTCGCGATCCGCGACTACGAGGCGGTGCCCTATCTGGTCCTGGCGACCAAGGGCGGCCTGGTGAAGAAGACGCCACTGAAGGATTACGATTCCCCGCGCTCGGGCGGCGTCATCGCCATCAATCTCCGGGAGACGGAGGACGGTTCCGATGACGAACTGATCGGAGCCGAACTCGTCTCGGCCGAGGATGATCTGCTTCTGATCAGCAAGAAGGCCCAGTCGATCAGGTTCACTGCAACGGATGACGCATTGCGACCGATGGGCCGTGCGACCTCGGGCGTCAAGGGCATGAGTTTCCGCGAGGGGGACCAACTGCTCTCGATGAATGTTGTTCGACCCGGTACGTTCGTGTTCACTGCCACAGACGGTGGGTACGCGAAGCGCACCGCCGTCGACGAGTACCGCGTCCAGGGTCGCGGCGGCCTCGGTATCAAGGCCGCCAAGATCGTCGAGGACCGTGGCTCACTCGTCGGCGCGCTGGTGGTCGAGGAGACCGACGAGATCCTCGCCATCACCCTGTCCGGCGGTGTGATTCGTACGCGAGTCAACGAGGTCAGGGAGACGGGCCGTGACACCATGGGCGTCCAACTGATCAACCTGGGCAAGCGCGATGCCGTGGTCGGCATCGCACGTAACGCCGAGGCCGGTCGTGAGGCCGAGGAAGTCGACGGCGAGGGCGCCGATGACGAGACGGCCGAGGACATCGAGGCCGTCGGTACGGACGAGGACGAGCAGTCCTCGTCCGAGTAG
- the gyrB gene encoding DNA topoisomerase (ATP-hydrolyzing) subunit B produces MLCQKGRFVADSGNPNENIPSTDAGAVAGATASNGEVTASYDASAITVLEGLDAVRKRPGMYIGSTGERGLHHLVYEVVDNSVDEALAGHADTIDVTILPDGGVRVIDNGRGIPVDIVPSENKPAIEVVLTVLHAGGKFGGGGYAVSGGLHGVGVSVVNALSSKVSVEVRRDGHRWTQDYKLGVPTAPLARNEETDESGTTVTFWADPDVFETTEYSFETLSRRFQEMAFLNKGLTIKLTDERESAKATAGADEAGADEKAEVKTVTYHYEGGIVDFVKYLNSRKGDVVHETVIDIEAEDKERMLSLEVAMQWNTGYSEGVYSFANTIHTHEGGTHEEGFRAALTGLINRYARDKKLLREKDDNLTGDDIREGLTAIISVKLGEPQFEGQTKTKLGNTEAKTFVQKVVHEHLTDWLDRNPNEAADIIRKSIQAATARVAARKARDLTRRKGLLETASLPGKLSDCQSNDPTKCEIFIVEGDSAGGSAKSGRNPQYQAILPIRGKILNVEKARIDKILQNQEIQALISAFGTGVHEDFDIAKLRYHKIILMADADVDGQHINTLLLTFLFRFLRPLVEAGHVFLSRPPLYKIKWGRDDFEYAYSDRERDALTELGRQAGKRVREDSIQRFKGLGEMNAEELRITTMDQEHRVLGQVTLDDAAQADDLFSVLMGEDVEARRAFIQRNAKDVRFLDI; encoded by the coding sequence GTGCTGTGCCAGAAAGGGCGCTTCGTGGCCGATTCCGGCAACCCCAACGAGAACATCCCGTCCACCGACGCAGGCGCCGTCGCCGGGGCCACCGCCTCGAACGGCGAGGTCACGGCCTCGTACGACGCCAGTGCCATCACCGTCCTCGAGGGTCTGGACGCGGTCCGCAAGCGACCCGGCATGTACATCGGCTCGACCGGTGAGCGCGGACTCCACCACCTCGTGTACGAGGTCGTCGACAACTCCGTCGACGAGGCGCTGGCCGGCCACGCGGACACGATCGACGTCACGATCCTCCCCGACGGGGGCGTGCGCGTGATCGACAACGGCCGCGGCATCCCGGTGGACATCGTTCCGTCCGAGAACAAGCCGGCCATCGAGGTCGTGCTGACCGTGCTGCACGCGGGCGGCAAGTTCGGCGGCGGCGGCTACGCCGTCTCCGGCGGGCTGCACGGTGTCGGCGTGTCCGTCGTGAACGCGCTGTCCAGCAAGGTCTCGGTCGAGGTCAGGCGCGACGGCCACCGCTGGACGCAGGACTACAAGCTGGGCGTCCCCACGGCCCCGCTGGCACGCAACGAGGAGACGGACGAGTCCGGCACGACGGTCACCTTCTGGGCCGATCCGGATGTCTTCGAGACCACGGAGTACTCCTTCGAGACGCTCTCGCGGCGCTTCCAGGAGATGGCGTTCCTCAACAAGGGTTTGACGATCAAACTCACTGATGAGCGCGAGTCCGCGAAGGCCACGGCGGGTGCCGACGAGGCCGGGGCGGACGAGAAGGCCGAGGTCAAGACCGTCACGTACCACTACGAAGGCGGCATCGTCGACTTCGTGAAGTACCTGAACTCCCGTAAGGGAGACGTGGTCCACGAGACCGTCATCGACATCGAGGCCGAGGACAAGGAGCGCATGCTCTCCCTCGAGGTCGCGATGCAGTGGAACACCGGTTACAGCGAGGGCGTGTACTCCTTCGCCAACACCATCCACACCCACGAGGGCGGTACGCACGAGGAGGGCTTCCGCGCGGCGCTCACCGGTCTCATCAACCGGTACGCGCGCGACAAGAAGCTGCTGCGCGAGAAGGACGACAACCTCACGGGCGACGACATCCGCGAGGGTCTGACCGCGATCATCTCGGTCAAGCTCGGTGAGCCCCAGTTCGAGGGCCAGACCAAGACCAAGCTGGGCAACACCGAGGCGAAGACCTTCGTGCAGAAGGTCGTGCACGAGCACCTCACGGACTGGCTGGACCGCAATCCGAACGAGGCCGCGGACATCATCCGCAAGTCCATCCAGGCGGCCACCGCGCGCGTGGCGGCCCGCAAGGCCCGTGACCTCACCCGTCGCAAGGGCCTCCTGGAGACGGCGTCCCTGCCGGGCAAGCTCTCCGACTGCCAGTCGAACGACCCCACCAAGTGCGAGATCTTCATCGTCGAGGGCGACTCGGCCGGCGGCTCCGCCAAGTCCGGCCGCAACCCGCAGTACCAGGCGATCCTCCCGATCCGCGGAAAGATCCTCAACGTCGAGAAGGCGCGGATCGACAAGATCCTGCAGAACCAGGAGATCCAGGCGCTGATCTCGGCCTTCGGTACCGGGGTCCACGAGGACTTCGACATCGCGAAGCTCCGCTATCACAAGATCATCCTGATGGCGGACGCCGACGTCGACGGCCAGCACATCAACACGCTGCTGCTGACCTTCCTGTTCCGCTTCCTGCGGCCCCTGGTCGAGGCCGGGCACGTGTTCCTGTCGCGCCCGCCTCTCTACAAGATCAAGTGGGGCCGGGACGACTTCGAGTACGCGTACTCGGACCGTGAGCGCGACGCGCTGACGGAGCTCGGCCGCCAAGCGGGCAAGCGCGTCCGGGAGGACTCGATCCAGCGCTTCAAGGGCCTCGGTGAGATGAACGCCGAGGAGCTGCGCATCACGACCATGGACCAGGAGCACCGCGTCCTCGGCCAGGTCACGCTGGACGACGCCGCCCAGGCCGACGACCTGTTCTCGGTCCTGATGGGCGAGGACGTCGAGGCGCGCCGCGCCTTCATCCAGCGCAACGCCAAGGACGTCCGCTTCCTCGACATCTGA
- a CDS encoding DUF6344 domain-containing protein yields the protein MTQNKVMKLWTVLVTAFLALCTTLGFITTTAAAAVPQTGATHESVAPVTVPATAPWTASYSRALPPTMKQRIRAEAHGSSPSCRHRPRFDAETSGLTAQCAPDVAADLDTSLQHGEAPLLR from the coding sequence ATGACCCAGAACAAGGTCATGAAGCTGTGGACCGTCCTCGTGACCGCCTTCCTGGCGCTCTGCACGACGCTCGGTTTCATCACGACCACCGCGGCCGCGGCCGTACCGCAGACCGGAGCGACGCACGAGAGCGTGGCCCCCGTGACGGTGCCGGCGACGGCCCCGTGGACAGCGTCCTACAGTCGGGCCCTGCCTCCCACGATGAAGCAACGTATCCGCGCCGAGGCCCACGGCTCCTCACCCAGTTGCCGTCACCGCCCGCGGTTCGACGCCGAGACGAGCGGCCTCACCGCCCAGTGCGCCCCCGATGTCGCGGCCGACCTCGATACGTCCCTCCAGCACGGCGAGGCGCCCCTCCTGCGCTGA
- a CDS encoding DUF3566 domain-containing protein — protein MSGATGAGPTGTDTDGGRGSATDSTDSHDTHGSQGGTVTDTRGSQGQQYAAGAGPAAPGGPAAAGPATTKAAPGAAPAAPAAAGPTAPAGASALPGERQPQQPSQPYHPPQAYAAQTPSGSVRRPRTGARTTPRTRKARLRVAKTDPWSVMKVSFLLSIALGICTVVAAAVLWMVMDAMGVFSTVGGTISEATGSNESNGFDLQSFLSLPNVLLFTSIIAVIDVVLATALATLGSFIYNLSAGFVGGIELTLAEDE, from the coding sequence GTGAGCGGAGCCACGGGCGCCGGACCGACCGGTACGGATACGGACGGCGGCCGTGGCTCCGCCACGGACTCGACTGACTCCCATGACACTCATGGATCCCAGGGGGGAACTGTGACGGACACCCGAGGTTCGCAGGGCCAGCAGTACGCGGCCGGAGCGGGCCCCGCGGCTCCGGGCGGACCGGCCGCGGCCGGTCCTGCCACGACCAAGGCGGCGCCGGGCGCCGCGCCCGCGGCTCCCGCGGCCGCCGGACCGACCGCTCCGGCGGGCGCCTCCGCGCTGCCGGGGGAGCGGCAACCGCAGCAGCCCTCGCAGCCGTATCACCCGCCGCAGGCGTACGCGGCGCAGACACCGTCAGGCTCCGTGCGCCGGCCGCGGACGGGGGCGCGCACCACTCCGCGTACCCGCAAGGCGCGGCTGCGGGTGGCCAAGACCGACCCGTGGTCGGTGATGAAGGTCAGCTTCCTGCTCTCCATCGCGCTCGGCATCTGCACGGTCGTGGCGGCGGCGGTGCTGTGGATGGTCATGGACGCCATGGGCGTCTTCTCGACGGTCGGCGGCACGATCTCCGAGGCGACGGGGTCGAACGAGTCGAACGGTTTCGACCTGCAGTCGTTCCTCTCCCTGCCGAACGTCCTGCTCTTCACGTCGATCATCGCGGTCATCGACGTCGTGCTCGCCACGGCGCTCGCGACGCTCGGATCGTTCATCTACAACCTCTCCGCGGGCTTCGTCGGCGGCATCGAGCTGACCCTCGCCGAGGACGAATAA
- a CDS encoding peptidylprolyl isomerase, with the protein MAEQLYATLKTNQGDIEVRLLPNHAPKTVRNFVELATGEREWVNPETGAKSTDKLYDGTVFHRVISGFMIQGGDPLGNGTGGPGYQFEDEFHPDLAFDKPYLLAMANAGPATNGSQFFITVSPTAWLTRKHTIFGEVVGPASQKVVDAIAGAQTNPRTDRPVNDVVIESVVVETREG; encoded by the coding sequence GTGGCCGAGCAGCTTTACGCCACCCTGAAGACCAACCAAGGCGACATCGAAGTCCGGCTCCTGCCGAACCACGCGCCCAAGACGGTCCGGAACTTCGTCGAGCTCGCCACGGGTGAGCGGGAGTGGGTCAACCCGGAGACGGGTGCGAAGTCCACGGACAAGCTCTACGACGGCACGGTCTTCCACCGCGTGATCAGCGGATTCATGATCCAGGGCGGTGACCCGCTCGGCAACGGCACCGGCGGCCCGGGCTACCAGTTCGAGGACGAGTTCCACCCCGACCTCGCCTTCGACAAGCCGTACCTGCTGGCCATGGCCAACGCGGGCCCGGCCACCAACGGCTCGCAGTTCTTCATCACCGTCTCCCCGACGGCGTGGCTGACCCGCAAGCACACCATCTTCGGCGAGGTCGTCGGCCCGGCCAGCCAGAAGGTCGTGGACGCCATCGCGGGCGCCCAGACCAACCCGCGCACCGACCGTCCGGTCAACGACGTCGTCATCGAGTCGGTCGTCGTCGAGACCCGCGAGGGCTGA
- a CDS encoding helix-turn-helix domain-containing protein — translation MDAAQQEATARAQELQRNWYGEPLGTLFRRLIDDLGLNQARLAGVLGLSAPMLSQLMSGQRAKIGNPAVVQRVQLLQDLAGQVADGSVSAAEATERMDEIKKSQGGSVLSNTTQSTSSSGAPTVKRVVREIQSLLRSVAAAGDIIEAADTLAPTHPELAEFLRVYGAGRTSDAVAHYQSHQN, via the coding sequence ATGGACGCCGCACAGCAGGAAGCAACCGCAAGAGCCCAGGAGCTGCAGCGGAACTGGTACGGGGAGCCGCTGGGGACGCTCTTCCGCAGGCTCATAGACGATCTGGGCCTCAACCAGGCGCGTCTTGCCGGAGTACTGGGCCTGTCCGCGCCCATGCTGTCGCAGCTGATGAGCGGTCAGCGTGCCAAGATCGGCAATCCCGCGGTGGTCCAGCGGGTCCAGCTGCTGCAGGACCTGGCGGGGCAGGTGGCGGACGGCAGCGTCAGCGCCGCCGAGGCGACCGAGCGCATGGACGAGATCAAGAAGTCGCAGGGGGGCTCCGTGCTCAGCAACACCACGCAGTCGACGAGCAGTTCGGGTGCGCCCACGGTCAAACGGGTGGTCCGCGAGATCCAGTCGCTGCTGCGCTCCGTCGCGGCCGCGGGAGACATCATCGAGGCCGCCGACACCCTCGCTCCGACCCACCCGGAACTGGCAGAGTTCCTCCGGGTGTACGGCGCGGGCCGCACCTCCGACGCCGTCGCGCACTACCAGTCGCACCAGAACTGA
- a CDS encoding DUF5324 family protein, with amino-acid sequence MTRIDSVRAATGSAKDSVLHAAEVVAPYADTAKDRASHYASEARVRLAPKMSLAAEQARVHYDAHLAPRLEQARTHVPPKVDHAAHTAAVRTRQAALQAADYTKPRIEQAVAAAQPVREEAAARGAAALAALRGQVSPKEIEKLVRKHRRRAKAGRAVKGLAVLGLLAGGAYAAWRWWDKQANPDWLVEPPAATEVPESGRLTSVDGSGRPDLDPEVQAKQAEDEAAKRDDRH; translated from the coding sequence GTGACCCGCATTGACAGCGTGCGCGCCGCGACCGGCTCGGCGAAGGACAGCGTGCTGCACGCCGCGGAAGTGGTGGCGCCTTACGCCGACACGGCCAAGGACCGGGCCTCGCACTACGCGAGCGAGGCACGCGTACGGCTCGCGCCCAAGATGTCGCTGGCCGCAGAGCAGGCCCGCGTGCACTACGACGCCCATCTCGCACCACGACTCGAGCAGGCGCGCACCCATGTGCCACCGAAGGTCGACCACGCCGCCCACACGGCCGCCGTCCGCACCCGTCAGGCGGCTCTCCAGGCCGCCGACTACACCAAGCCCAGGATCGAGCAGGCCGTGGCGGCGGCCCAGCCGGTACGGGAGGAGGCCGCGGCCAGAGGTGCGGCGGCGCTGGCCGCACTGCGCGGACAGGTCTCCCCCAAGGAGATCGAGAAGCTGGTCCGCAAGCACCGGCGGCGGGCGAAGGCCGGCCGTGCCGTCAAGGGACTGGCCGTCCTGGGACTCCTGGCGGGCGGCGCCTACGCCGCCTGGCGGTGGTGGGACAAGCAGGCCAATCCCGACTGGCTGGTCGAGCCGCCCGCCGCGACCGAGGTACCCGAGTCGGGCCGCCTGACATCGGTCGACGGCAGCGGTCGGCCCGACCTCGACCCCGAGGTCCAGGCCAAGCAGGCGGAGGACGAGGCGGCGAAGCGGGACGATCGCCACTGA
- a CDS encoding serine/threonine-protein kinase, with the protein MGEVFAGRYELVDPIGHGGVGAVWRAWDRRRRRYVAAKVLQQSDAHALLRFVREQALRIDHPHVLAPASWAADDDKVLFTMDLVAGGSLVHLVNDYGPLPPGFVRVLLDQLLSGLAAVHAEGVVHRDIKPANVLLEATGTARPRLRLSDFGIAMRLGEPRLTETDYVVGTPGYFAPEQMMGSEPDFPADLFAVGLVALYLLEGAKPDAKALIEYFAENGTPPAPQGIPEPLWQVVATLLQPDPQARFRTATGARKALASAAELLPETGPDDELVEVFDQIGPLPPGFGPAGPAGMASRPTAEPTASRPGSAPDPVADPLSGPGSLSGSGAVEGAWPRTTSRGVHPEPGPEGARPEPGTGDVRHEAAPGDVTPFPAPDSVPPGPSTMSDTGSFHLPPPRAAAPHAQPRPQPQSQPEPQPQPEPQPHSSPREQAQPQPQHAWHETQRHPVPGHPWRPPEQPPTPPTAVNVPSTAPLYTQPFGLRSAPVPVPQRPADPTVVVQQHTHGSAGSHRAVSRRAVRPGPPARVVVPVLLLALACFAVGFWALTRI; encoded by the coding sequence ATGGGTGAGGTCTTCGCCGGACGGTACGAGCTGGTCGACCCGATCGGCCACGGGGGAGTCGGTGCCGTATGGCGCGCCTGGGACCGGCGGCGGCGCCGGTACGTGGCCGCCAAGGTGCTCCAGCAGAGCGACGCGCACGCGCTGCTGCGCTTCGTACGGGAGCAGGCGCTGCGGATCGATCACCCTCATGTCCTGGCGCCCGCCAGCTGGGCCGCCGACGACGACAAGGTCCTGTTCACGATGGACCTGGTCGCGGGGGGATCCCTGGTCCATCTGGTCAACGACTACGGCCCGCTGCCCCCGGGCTTCGTCCGCGTCCTGCTCGACCAGCTCCTCTCGGGGCTCGCCGCGGTGCACGCCGAGGGGGTCGTGCACCGTGACATCAAGCCCGCCAACGTGCTGCTGGAAGCGACGGGGACGGCCCGGCCGCGGCTGCGGCTGTCCGACTTCGGCATCGCGATGCGGCTGGGTGAGCCGCGGCTGACCGAGACCGACTACGTGGTGGGAACGCCCGGTTACTTCGCGCCCGAGCAGATGATGGGCTCCGAACCCGACTTCCCCGCCGATCTGTTCGCCGTGGGTCTGGTCGCCCTGTACCTGCTGGAGGGGGCCAAACCGGACGCCAAGGCGCTGATCGAGTACTTCGCCGAGAACGGCACACCGCCCGCACCCCAGGGCATACCGGAGCCGTTGTGGCAGGTGGTGGCCACGCTGCTGCAACCGGACCCCCAGGCCCGGTTCCGCACCGCCACGGGGGCGCGCAAGGCGCTGGCCTCGGCCGCCGAGCTGCTGCCCGAGACCGGCCCCGACGACGAACTGGTCGAGGTCTTCGACCAAATCGGCCCGCTTCCCCCGGGGTTCGGCCCCGCGGGACCGGCCGGGATGGCATCCCGGCCCACCGCCGAACCCACGGCTTCCCGGCCCGGGTCCGCCCCCGACCCCGTCGCCGATCCCCTCTCCGGTCCCGGATCCCTGTCCGGCTCGGGTGCCGTCGAAGGCGCATGGCCCCGCACGACTTCCCGAGGCGTCCATCCGGAGCCCGGACCCGAGGGCGCACGCCCGGAGCCCGGCACCGGCGACGTACGCCACGAGGCCGCCCCCGGTGACGTGACACCCTTCCCCGCCCCGGACTCCGTGCCTCCGGGGCCGTCCACGATGTCGGACACCGGGAGCTTCCACCTGCCGCCGCCCCGGGCAGCCGCCCCCCACGCACAACCACGGCCACAACCTCAGTCGCAGCCCGAGCCGCAGCCCCAACCAGAGCCCCAGCCCCACAGCTCACCTCGGGAACAGGCCCAGCCGCAACCGCAGCACGCCTGGCACGAGACTCAGCGTCATCCGGTCCCGGGTCACCCGTGGCGCCCGCCCGAGCAGCCGCCCACTCCCCCCACCGCGGTGAACGTGCCGAGCACGGCTCCCCTGTACACGCAGCCCTTCGGCCTCCGGTCCGCGCCGGTGCCCGTCCCCCAGCGGCCCGCGGATCCCACCGTCGTGGTGCAGCAGCACACACACGGTTCGGCCGGCTCCCACCGGGCCGTGTCCCGGCGGGCGGTCCGCCCCGGACCGCCGGCCCGGGTGGTGGTCCCGGTCCTGCTCCTCGCGCTGGCCTGTTTCGCGGTGGGTTTCTGGGCGCTGACGCGTATCTGA